A stretch of DNA from Variovorax paradoxus:
GAATTCCGTGTTTCGTTTTGCCACCGTCTCAGGCCAGAACATCCACTGGTTCCTGAAACGAAATTGCTCGGTGACGCCGAGCCAGCTGGCCTGGCTCTACGCCTCGCTGTGCGTGGTATCTCTGGGAACGGGCATGGTGTTCTGGCTGCACGGTGCGCCGCTGGTATTGCCATTCGCCTGGCTCGAACTGGCCGCGGTGGGCTTTGCGTTCATGATGTACGCGCGGCATGCCACCGATGGCGAACGGATCGCGCTGCAAGGCGGACGCCTCGTCGTGGAGCTCGAGAACGGTGGGCACTACGAGCGCACAGAATTTCTTCCGCACCAGGTGCGGATCGAACCGCAGACCGGCGATCGTTCACTGATCGAGGTCTCGGGGCAGGGTCGATCGGTCAGGGTGGGGCGCTATGTACGCCCGGAGTTGCGAGCCGCATTGGCGCGCGAGATTCGCATGGCGTTGCGTGGCGCCTGAGGGGGCTCGCGCGGTGCTGCACGGTTGGGTTTTCGAAAAATTGAAGAAACGTGAACACGATGAAGAGCATTTGGCGCAATAAGTACAGGCCGGCGAATCTGTTGCTGGCGGCCGGCGCGGCGTTCAGCAACGCGGCGCACGCAGTCAACGATCTGCCCGGCGGCCCTTCGGTGCGCCAGCTGAATCTTCCGATCGGCGTGACCAAGATCGCGCAAGAGCAGCATCTGCTCCACACGATCATGATGATCATCTGCACGGTCATCTTCATCGCCGTGTTCGCGGTGATGTTCTATTCCATCTGGAAGCACCGCAAGTCGGTCGGCCACAAGGCCGCCAACTTCCATGAATCGGTGGTGGTCGAGGTCATCTGGACCATCGTTCCCTTCCTCATCGTGATCGTGATGGCGCTGCCCGCCACCAAGGTGCTGGTGGCCCAGAAGGACACCACCAACGCCGACCTCACGATCAAGACCACGGGCTACCAGTGGAAGTGGGGCTACGACTACCTGAACGGCGAAGGCGAGGGCCTGGCCTTCATCTCGACGCTCGACAGCTCGCAGCGCGCCATGTCCGACGCCGGTGCCAAGGGTGTCATGCCCGACGACTACCTGTTCAAGGTCGACAACCCGATGGTCGTGCCGGTGCAGAAGAAGGTCCGCATCATCACCACCGCGAACGACGTGATCCACGCCTTCGCCGTGCCGCAACTGGGCCTCAAGCAGGACGCCATTCCCGGCTTCGTGCGCGACACCTGGTTCCGCGCCGAAACCGTGGGCGACTACTACGGCCAATGCCAGGAACTGTGCGGCAAGGAACACGCCTACATGCCGATCCACGTGAAGGTGGTTTCGGCCGCCGACTACACGGCATGGGTCGACACCAAGCGCAAGGAAGCCGCCGCCAAGCTCGACGATCCGACCAAGGTCTGGACGCTGCCCGACATGCTGGCACGCGGCGAGAAGGTCTATGCCGCCAACTGCGCGGCCTGCCACCAGGCCAACGGCAAGGGCGCAGGCCCGATCAAGCCGCTCGACGGCGCAGCCAAGGTGACCGATCCTGACCACAAGGTGCAGCTGCTGGTGCTGCTCAACGGCCAGAACAACGGTGCCATGCCTGCCTGGAAGCAGCTGAGCGACACCGACCTCGCGGCCGTGGCCACGTACACCAAGAACAGCTGGTCGAACAAGACGGGTCAGCTGGTGCAGCCGGCTGAAGTGCTGGCCCTGCGCGGCAAGTGATCCGACGGCGCCCCGCGAAGAAGAAATTGCAAGGAACAACGACATGAGCGCAGTCCTCGACCCCCACGGTCACGCCCCCGGCGGCCACGCCCACGACGAGCACCACGACCACCACGCGCCCACCGGCTGGCGCCGCTGGGTGTTCGCGACCAACCACAAGGACATCGGCACGCTCTACCTGCTGTTCAGCTTCACGATGCTGATGATCGGCGGCGTGCTGGCTCTGCTGATCCGCGCCGAGCTGTTCCAGCCCGGCCTGCAGATGGTGAACCCCGAGCTGTTCAACCAGTTCACCACCATGCACGGCCTGATCATGGTGTTCGGCGCGATCATGCCGGCCTTCGTGGGCTTCGCGAACTGGATGATCCCGCTGCAGATCGGCGCATCCGACATGGCGTTCGCGCGCATGAACAACTTCAGCTTCTGGCTGCTGATCCCGGCGGCCATCATGCTGGCGGGTTCGTTCTTCATGCCCGGCGGCGCGCCCGCGGCCGGCTGGACGCTGTACGCACCGCTCACGCTGCAGATGGGCCCCTCGATGGACGCCGGCATCTTCGCGATGCACATCATGGGCGCCTCGTCGATCATGGGTTCGATCAACATCATCGTGACCATCCTCAACATGCGCGCCCCCGGCATGACGCTGATGAAGATGCCGATGTTCTGCTGGACCTGGCTCATCACCGCGTACCTGCTGATCGCCGTGATGCCCGTGCTCGCCGGCGCCATCACCATGACGCTGACCGACCGCCACTTCGGCACCAGCTTCTTCAACCCCGCCGGCGGCGGCGACCCGGTGATGTACCAGCACATCTTCTGGTTCTTCGGCCACCCCGAGGTCTACATCATGATCTTGCCGGCCTTCGGCATCATCAGCCAGGTGGTGCCGGCTTTCGCCCGCAAGCGCCTGTTCGGCTACGCCTCGATGGTGTACGCCACCTCGTCGATCGCCATCCTGTCGTTCATCGTGTGGGCCCACCACATGTTCACGACCGGCATGCCGCTCACGGGCCAGCTGTTCTTCATGTACGCGACGATGCTGATCGCCGTGCCCACGGCCGTGAAGATCTTCAACTGGATCGCCACCATGTGGCAGGGCTCGATGACCTTCGAGACGCCCATGCTGTTCGCGGTCGGCTTCATCTTCGTGTTCACGATGGGCGGCTTCACCGGCCTGATCCTCGCGGTCGCACCGATCGACACGCAGCTGCAGGACACCTATTACGTGGTGGCCCACTTCCACTACGTGCTGGTGGCCGGCTCGCTGTTCGCCATGTTCTCGGGCTTCTACTACTGGGCGCCCAAGTGGACCGGCGTGATGTACAACGAAACGCGCGGCAAGGTCCACTTCTGGTGGTCGCTGATCTCGTTCAACGTCACCTTCTTCCCGATGCACTTCCTGGGACTGGCCGGCATGCCGCGTCGCTACGCCGACTACCCCATGCAGTTCGCCGACTTCAACGCCATCGCCTCGGTGGGCGCGTTCTTCTTCGGCTTCGCGCAGGTCTATTTCTTCCTGTTCATCGTGCTGCCTTCGATGCGCGGCAAGGGTGAAGCAGCGGCTCAGAAGCCCTGGGAAGCGGCCGAAGGCCTCGAGTGGGAAGTGCCGTCGCCGGCCCCGTTCCACACCTTCGAGAACCCGCCCAAGCTCGACGCGACCGCCACCAAGGTGATCGGCTGATCACCCGCGCAAGCCGGACAAGCACAGCGACTGCACGACGATGACAACGCCTGACCAAAGAAAGAACAACCGACGCATGGGGCTCACGCTGGCCTCCATCGCGGTGATCTTCTTCATCGGCTTCATCGTCCGCATGGTCTGGTTCAGCGGTCGCTGACCGCGCCACATCGCACGCCCTGAACGGAAGTAACAGCATGAGCCTCGGCCAACGCATCCGCCGCGCCAACGTCCGCATGGTCGGCAAGCTGGCCGTGGTGACCTGCGGCATGTTCGCCTTCGGTTATGCGCTGGTGCCGATGTACCGCGCGATCTGCGAAATGACCGGCATCAACATCCTCGCGCTCTCCGAACTGCAGGTGCCGGGCGGCGCGAGCGGCGCCAAGAACGTGCGCGTTCCGGATAACACGCAGGTCGACATGACCCGCACGATCAAGGTCGAGTTCGACTCCAACGTGCGCGGCGGTCTCTGGGACTTCAAGCCGGCCGAGCGCTTCATCGAAGTGCATCCGGGCCAGCTGAACACGGTGATGTACGAGTTCCAGAACACGCAGAACCGCCGCATGGCCGCGCAGGCCATCCCGAGCTATGCGCCGCAGCAGGCTGCGGCGCATTTCAACAAGCTCGAGTGCTTCTGCTTCAACCAGTACACGCTCGACGCGGGCGAGAAGAAGCAGTGGCCGGTCGCCTTCGTGATCGACCCCAAGATCTCGAAGGACGTCAAGACCATCACGCTGTCGTACACCTTCTTCGAGGTGGGCGGCAAGACGCCTCCGGCCCCGGTGGCCGCCGTTTCGCATGTTGTCGCCGATGAGCCGCGCTCGTGAGTTCGCCGCCGCCCGATGCCCCGCGCCGCAAGCCCACGCTGTGGGACACGATGAAGGCGGTGGGCTGGTCGTTCTTCGGGGTGCGCCGCAACAGCGCCTACAAGGAAGACCTGGGCAAGCTCAATCCGCTGCACGTCATCGTGGTGGCGTTTGCCGCAGTGATCGTCTTCGTGGTCGGGCTGGTGCTGCTGGTGCGGCATGTGGTCGCGGCCGCCTGAGCGTTGCCTGCTGAGCCGAAGACAAAAAAACACGATCTCCAGAATCATTGAATCGAGAGAAGAAAGAAAGCCAGGAGCTGATATGAGTTCAACCACCCACGGCACCACGCCCTACTACTTCGTGCCCGGACCCTCGGCCTACCCGGTCGTGTCCGCGATCGGCTTGTTCTTCGTGATCCTCGGCGCGGGGCAATGGATCAACAGCCACCAGTGGGGCGCCTGGTCGCTGCTGCTGGGCATGGTGATCTGGCTCGGCACGCTCTTCGTGTGGTTCCGTGCCGCCGTCGGCGAGAGCGAGAGCGGCCAGTACGGCCACAAGATCGACCTCTCGTACCGCTGGAGCATGAGCTGGTTCATCTTCTCGGAAGTGATGTTCTTCGGCGCCTTCTTCACGGCGCTGTGGTGGGCCCGCACCCACGCGCTGCCGACGCTCGGCAGCCTGGACAACGCGATCCTCTGGCCCGACTTCAAGGCCGTGTGGCCCAGCGTCGCCGCCGGTGTCACCGGTTCGCCGGCCGGCATCATCGAGCCCTTCCAGACCGTCGGCCCGTTCTGGCTGCCGACCATCAACACCGCGCTGCTGCTGAGCTCGGGCGTGACGCTGACCATCGCCCACCACGCGCTGCGCGCCGACCACCGTGCACAGTGCATCCGCTTCATGTGGCTCACCGTGGTGCTGGGCGTGATCTTCCTGGGCGTGCAGGGCTACGAGTACTACCACCTGTACACCGAACTGAACCTCAAGCTCAGCTCGGGCACCTACGGTTCGACCTTCTTCATGCTGACCGGCTTCCACGGCCTGCACGTGTTCATCGGCATGCTGATGCTGCTGTTCATCACGCTGCGCCTGCAGAAGGGCCACTTCACGGCCGAGCGTCACTTCGGCTTCGAAGGCGCGGCCTGGTACTGGCACTTCGTGGACGTGGTCTGGCTGGGCCTCTACGTGCTGGTCTATTGGCTTTGAGCGACAAACCTCACGGCATTCCAGAAAAAAGGCGCCGTAAGGCGCCTTTTTCATGGTTCTCGTGGAACGAGCACCATCTGTTACTTCCCGAGCGGGAGCCCGGTGGGCTGGATGTAGCCGAGTTTCCAGGCCAGCAGCATGCACAGGAACAAAAAGACCGACAGGCCGATCCGAAAGGTGAGCGCGCGGGCCATGC
This window harbors:
- a CDS encoding DUF2244 domain-containing protein, which translates into the protein MSNSVFRFATVSGQNIHWFLKRNCSVTPSQLAWLYASLCVVSLGTGMVFWLHGAPLVLPFAWLELAAVGFAFMMYARHATDGERIALQGGRLVVELENGGHYERTEFLPHQVRIEPQTGDRSLIEVSGQGRSVRVGRYVRPELRAALAREIRMALRGA
- the coxB gene encoding cytochrome c oxidase subunit II, with translation MKSIWRNKYRPANLLLAAGAAFSNAAHAVNDLPGGPSVRQLNLPIGVTKIAQEQHLLHTIMMIICTVIFIAVFAVMFYSIWKHRKSVGHKAANFHESVVVEVIWTIVPFLIVIVMALPATKVLVAQKDTTNADLTIKTTGYQWKWGYDYLNGEGEGLAFISTLDSSQRAMSDAGAKGVMPDDYLFKVDNPMVVPVQKKVRIITTANDVIHAFAVPQLGLKQDAIPGFVRDTWFRAETVGDYYGQCQELCGKEHAYMPIHVKVVSAADYTAWVDTKRKEAAAKLDDPTKVWTLPDMLARGEKVYAANCAACHQANGKGAGPIKPLDGAAKVTDPDHKVQLLVLLNGQNNGAMPAWKQLSDTDLAAVATYTKNSWSNKTGQLVQPAEVLALRGK
- the ctaD gene encoding cytochrome c oxidase subunit I, which translates into the protein MSAVLDPHGHAPGGHAHDEHHDHHAPTGWRRWVFATNHKDIGTLYLLFSFTMLMIGGVLALLIRAELFQPGLQMVNPELFNQFTTMHGLIMVFGAIMPAFVGFANWMIPLQIGASDMAFARMNNFSFWLLIPAAIMLAGSFFMPGGAPAAGWTLYAPLTLQMGPSMDAGIFAMHIMGASSIMGSINIIVTILNMRAPGMTLMKMPMFCWTWLITAYLLIAVMPVLAGAITMTLTDRHFGTSFFNPAGGGDPVMYQHIFWFFGHPEVYIMILPAFGIISQVVPAFARKRLFGYASMVYATSSIAILSFIVWAHHMFTTGMPLTGQLFFMYATMLIAVPTAVKIFNWIATMWQGSMTFETPMLFAVGFIFVFTMGGFTGLILAVAPIDTQLQDTYYVVAHFHYVLVAGSLFAMFSGFYYWAPKWTGVMYNETRGKVHFWWSLISFNVTFFPMHFLGLAGMPRRYADYPMQFADFNAIASVGAFFFGFAQVYFFLFIVLPSMRGKGEAAAQKPWEAAEGLEWEVPSPAPFHTFENPPKLDATATKVIG
- a CDS encoding cytochrome oxidase small assembly protein, translating into MTTPDQRKNNRRMGLTLASIAVIFFIGFIVRMVWFSGR
- a CDS encoding cytochrome c oxidase assembly protein; translated protein: MSLGQRIRRANVRMVGKLAVVTCGMFAFGYALVPMYRAICEMTGINILALSELQVPGGASGAKNVRVPDNTQVDMTRTIKVEFDSNVRGGLWDFKPAERFIEVHPGQLNTVMYEFQNTQNRRMAAQAIPSYAPQQAAAHFNKLECFCFNQYTLDAGEKKQWPVAFVIDPKISKDVKTITLSYTFFEVGGKTPPAPVAAVSHVVADEPRS
- a CDS encoding DUF2970 domain-containing protein, which translates into the protein MKAVGWSFFGVRRNSAYKEDLGKLNPLHVIVVAFAAVIVFVVGLVLLVRHVVAAA
- a CDS encoding cytochrome c oxidase subunit 3, which codes for MSSTTHGTTPYYFVPGPSAYPVVSAIGLFFVILGAGQWINSHQWGAWSLLLGMVIWLGTLFVWFRAAVGESESGQYGHKIDLSYRWSMSWFIFSEVMFFGAFFTALWWARTHALPTLGSLDNAILWPDFKAVWPSVAAGVTGSPAGIIEPFQTVGPFWLPTINTALLLSSGVTLTIAHHALRADHRAQCIRFMWLTVVLGVIFLGVQGYEYYHLYTELNLKLSSGTYGSTFFMLTGFHGLHVFIGMLMLLFITLRLQKGHFTAERHFGFEGAAWYWHFVDVVWLGLYVLVYWL
- a CDS encoding twin transmembrane helix small protein; amino-acid sequence: MRVMKYFVALIFLGIFASLAFALYFMLKDGRDGQNKRGGMARALTFRIGLSVFLFLCMLLAWKLGYIQPTGLPLGK